ACTGTTTCCCACTTCTAATCCTAGTCCGATCGAAAGGGAGGCACTGAAGCGATGGAAAGCGCCACCAGCCACTTCACCGTCGACCGCTACGCCGATCTCCCCTCTGTTCACCACCGGCACCAGGAGCTCCTGAAGACAAGGAGAAGGTAAACTACCGCGAATCATCTAGCCTACCCGATCCAAAGCATCTAACAATTTCGTGTATCCCGGAATTGATTACAAGCGCAACACAGGCTCCATTAAGAGGACCCAATGTTGCCTTGCTTGTTCATCTTGGTCGACAACGTGCTCCAACGTTAATCACCAATGATGACCACACTTGGTCACACACGAAACCCCCTGGCCGATGATCTCCCTTCTCGTGTAATCCAATTGCTATGACACCGACTCCATCTCGCTCCTGTGCAGCCAATGAGTCACATCTCCACCGTGTTGTGGTTCGGATTTTAAATTCAACGGAAACACGAGGGAATGAGAAGAACAAGGGGAAAGTCCAATTCATTATAGCTACTTACACACTTTACGATGTAGTAAACAGTAATAATGGACAATTAAATGGCAGCTCATGCCCCGTCTTGCGTGCATCCACCTTGAACTCGAAAAAACATGTGATTCTCATCGAGAGTTGCGGATAGTCGTCGATGAGCTTTGCCCCAAGGAGGCATCATCACACTCGGCCTTGAGCTGTGCCTTTGCCTTGCAGTGCTCCTTCTCCTCGTCTCGAGAGATATCCTTAACACGAGGCGCGAGGAAGGCCGTGGAGGGAGCGTCGGCGGGGAAGTTGAGTCTTGTCCAACTCCTCGTTGTGTCGTACGCGTGCCGACACCTCTGTGGTGTTACCCAAAAAGCTTTCGCcctgttttatatataaagcaaagatcatCACCAACCCAGTACAACACACGTCATcaaaacacacgcacacacgcaaggCAGGATatataggcgctgagcgcagcaacaccacccctagcactacaagagcCACCGGGGGCCTCAACCGTGAACACGCCACCGCGAAGAGAAGAAGCTACATACGACGcaccgtgggctccaaggcggtgccTACAGGAAGGTTACGACACCGAAGTGCCGCCACCGCCTGacccaaggatcagagtttcccccggagcaaCACGACGGACAACAAGAGTCgcggcgacgccttcaagaagggaacgagcttcgccgtTGCCGGTCAATCCGAAGATAGAACATGTTTTCACCCCGACCAAtattcaccgccaccgaacgccacaccctggctaccacgccgcccacacggccatggccaccagGCAGCACCAAGTCATGGGCTTTGCCCAGGAGCACCGTGACACCatcaccagggccgccgccccagcatccagGACCTTGACGCCACCTCACCCGCCACccaccgctaccccaaccaaaaAGACGAACGGAAAGGAACCGCCTTTCTCACTCCTGAGCAGTCCCCGGCGTCGAGACCCGATAGACCGGCCAAAACTGGCCACCATCGAcccgtcctgctgccgggcgcgagatgagtcaggtcctgctgccgggcgcgagacgagtccgatcctgctgccgggcgcgaaaCGAGTccagtcctgctgccgggcgcgagacgagctcggtcttgCCGCCGGGCGCGAGACGGGCGATGGGCGCCGCTGGGAGAGGGCCAACCCTCCGATGAAGGTAGCGCCCGAACGACGGGGAGAGGAATCGAAGGTCGCCAAGACCGCTCACCGACAAGCAGACGCCGAAGAAGTCCAGCCGCCGCCGTGAAACGACCCAGAGCACCGCCATGGGCCACCACCACGCCGTGGCAGCCCACATCCGTGTCGGGACCTCGAGGGGCAGCCCCGAACCATCGCCACCACCCTCGCCGCCAACAGCCGCCGCACGCAAGGTCGGCCGAAGCCCACACCGCCGCCAGCGCCACCACCAGCAcaaaccaccacctccaccaccacgccgccacTCCACCTATCACCGCAGAGATGGCCGACCGTGGCCCAAGCTGCCCACAGAGACCCAGCCCGCGCCGCCCGCCAGATGTGGCAGCCGCTGCATCCGCCCGCCGCCAGCGCAAGGACGGGCATGccaccgccggtgccgccgaccaaGCCCCTGCGCCAGATCGAGCGGATCTGGGCAGAGCCTCGCCCGCGCGCCGCCTCCCNNNNNNNNNNNNNNNNNNNNNNNNNNNNNNNNNNNNNNNNNNNNNNNNNNNNNNNNNNNNNNNNNNNNNNNNNNNNNNNNNNNNNNNNNNNNNNNNNNNNNNNNNNNNNNNNNNNNNNNNNNNNNNNNNNNNNNNNNNNNNNNNNNNNNNNNNNNNNNNNNNNNNNNNNNNNNNNNNNNNNNNNNNNNNNNNNNNNNNNNNNNNNNNNNNNNNNNNNNNNNNNNNNNNNNNNNNNNNNNNNNNNNNNNNNNNNNNNNNNNNNNNNNNNNNNNNNNNNNNNNNNNNNNNNNNNNNNNNNNNCACCGGGAGCCGCCGTCCTGCGCCGGCCACTccgagcagaggagaagaaggggccccgccgccgccgcgccacccggGCTTTGCCTGTCAGCaccagccggcggcggcgggggaggagggggagaggtggggaccggcggctagggtttccctgTTTGATGATAGCGGTAAGTTTGATGATACCTCTGTGGTGTTGAAGGTGCCAAGCCATACGCGTGCGCCCGTGTCCGGATTTTGGAACTCCTCAACGTAGTTGCTCGACGATTGGTGCCTTGCACCCTGGTACGATGAGGAGGAGCTCATGGGCATGTGACACGAAGGCGGAAGCAACTATAACATCCCCTGCGACGAGAAGGAGCTCAGGGGCGGTCGGCGCGGACCTTCGTCTGCATGGCCTTCCTGGCTGACGGGACCTTCGTCGTCGGCCCGCCCCATCGCTGTCGTCATGGTCCTTCTAGCGACGAAAGGGCATGTATGGGCATAGCAGTTCTGATTTGCCACCACATGCGAAGCAAAGCTATACTGCTCAGCTTCCTCTGCCACCGCCATGCGCATGCCCGTGTCAGCAACGGGCGCCGTCCCGGTCCGCCCGCCCCTCGCCTTGCCCTTGCCGATGACGAGGGCAGCGGCGTGAAACGAGTTGGCCACCCAATCGATGAAAGAAACCCTAGCTGTGTTTCCTATCACACGAGTTGTGAGAAGAAAACTCATTATTCTACTAGATGATGACATACGGTCGTTCGATTAATCTTACTCCCTCCGCATCATAAAGTGATGCTTTGCACATGCCTTCAGTCATAATCTTAAATCTTGACTACAAGTATCAGTTAAATTATTTATATTTGCAAtttgaaatcatacatatagatttGCATCAAAAAATATAAGATCTTTGCGTGATAGAAAAATATAGGAGTGGTAGTATATGACAGTCTGATCTGCCTCCAGAAGCAAAGCAAGCTATAGCAGTCCAGTCCAGTACGCGCACAGAGCCCGTTCCGCCTCCCTCGCCGCTCCTCCTTCTCCACGCCGATGTcctgcctccacctcctccgccgtCGCACCTCCTCCTTCACTCCCACCTCGCCGCCCTCACGCTCCTGGTCTCCGCACGCCGCCTTTGCCGCTGCCACAGAGCGCGTCCGCGCCGGGACGCTCACCCCACAAGACGCACACCACCTGTTCGACCAATTGCTGCGGCAGTCCACTCCGGTCCCCGGGCAAGCCCTGAACGGCTTCCTCGCCGGTCTTGCCCGTGCGCGAGACACCGACGCCTGCAGAGACGGCCCCTCCCTTGCCCTCACGCTCTTCAACCGCGTATGCCGAGAAGAAGCCGGCCGGCGGGTGGCGCCGCCCACAATCTACACCTACGGCATCCTGATGAACTGCTGCTGCCACGTGCGTCGTCCAGACCTAGGGCTTGCCTATTTCGGCCGCCTCCTAAGGACCGGCCTCAATACAAATGAGGTCGTCGCCAGCACCCTCCTCAAGTGCCTCTGCTGTGCAAAACGGGCAGATGAAGCTGTGAACGTGCTGCTTCATAGGACGTCCGTCCTCGGCTGTGTGCCTAATTCCTTCTCATACAACATAGTTCTAAAGAGTTTATGTGACGACAGCAGGAGCCAGCAAGCACTCGGCCTGCTCCAGGTGATGGCAAAGGGAGATGATTGCTCCCCCGGCGTTCTGTCATATAGAACGCTCATCCACGGCTTCTTTAAGGAAGGCGAAGTAGGCAAGGCATGCAATCTATTCCATGAAATGATGCGGCAAGGGGTTGTGCCTGATGTGGTGACGTATAGCTCGATTATTGATGCACTGTGCAAGGCTGGAGCAATGGACAAGGCAGAGTTGTTCCTTCGGCAGATGGTTGATAACAGTGTTCGACCGGATACGGTGACATATACTAGCATGATCCATGGATATTCCACTTTGGGCCGGTGGAAAGAGGCGACTAAAATGTTCAGAGAAATGACAAGCAGGGGCCTTATACCAAATATTGTCACTTGGAACTCATTCATGGCCTCCCTTTGCAAGCATGGAAAAAGCAAAGAAGCTGCAGAAATTTTCTTTTCCATGGCTGCAAGGGGCCACAAGCCTGATATCATCTCCTACACTATTCTTCTTCATGGGTATGCCAATGAAGGAAGCTTTGCTGATATGATGAATCTCTTTAATTCAATGGTAGGCGACGGTATTGTAGCCAACTGCCAAGTTTTCAACATATTAATTGATGCATATGCTAAACAAGGAATGATGGATGAAGCTATGATCATACTTAATAAAATGCGGGGACAAGGACTGAGTCCGGATGTATTCACCTATTCAACTCTAGTATCTGCACTTTGCAAAATGGGTAGACTGGCTGATGCTATGGGTAAGTTCAGTCAGATGATTGGTAGGGGAGTACAACCGAACACAGTTGTTTACCACTCCCTAGTTCAGGGCTTATGTACACATGGTGTTTTGGTAAAAGCAAAGGAGTTGGTTAATGAAATGATGAATAAAGGTATGCTTCGTCCAAACATTGCATTCTTCAATTCAATAATGGACAACCTATGCAATGAAGGAAGGGTTGTGGATGCACACCATATCTTTGACTTGGTTACAGACATAGGTGAGAAACCTGATGTCATTACATTTACTACGCTAATTGACGGATATTGCTTAGTCGGTGAGATGGAGAAAGCATGCGGAGTACTTGATGCCATGGTATCAGCTGGCATTGAGCCCGATGTCATTACGTATAACACACTTGTCAGTGGATACTGTAAAAGTGGAAGGATTGATGATGGGTTGAATCTGTTCAGAGAAATGTCCCATATGGAAGTTAAACCTACAACTGTTACATATAACATCATACTGGATGGATTATTTCATGCTGGGAGAACAGTTGCTGCAAAGAAAATGCTCCATGAGATGATCGGAAGTGGAACACCTGTGAGCATGCATACATACGACATATTTATTAGAGGACTTTGTAGAAATGATTGCACCAATGAAGCAATCGCCCTTTTCCAAAAATTAGGTGCACTGAATGTGAAGTTCGATATTGCAATACTCAATTCCATGATTAATGCAATGTACAAGGTTCAGAGAAGAGAAGAAGCTAACAAGTTGTTTGCTGCTATATCAACCACTGGGTTGGTACCTAATGCTTCCACGTATGGAATCATGATAAGAAATCTTCTAAAAGAGGGATCAGTGGAAGAAGCTGAAGATATGTTTTCATCAATGGAGAAGAGTGATTGTGCTCTCAGCTCTCGTCTTATAAATGATATCATTAGAATGTTATTGGAAAAGGGGGAGATAGTCAAGGCCGGAGAATACATGTCTAAAGTTGATGGGAAGAGCATCTCGCTTGAAGCTTCAACTAGTTCGTTGTTGTTgtctctcttttcagggaaaggGAAATATCGGGAACAAATACAATTGCTCCCTGCAAAGTACCAATTTTTCGATGGAACCATTTGATGCACTGGACTTGGCAGATAAGCCTTGTCATGTTTCGGAGTTCCCTCTCAACGATGTGGATAAGTGTCTCTTCCATGCGCTCATGAAGATTGAGCTGGGTGATGGTGCCACTATGGTGTTCTGGGCCGGTGCTTAGCTGCCAGGCGTGCATCCTATGGGCATTGTTCCTATTCTGCAAGCCGTCTCTATGCAAGGGCTGACTAGTGCGTGATGCGTTTGCTAATGGTGAAAATTTACTAATATTCAGGAGCAATTCACGGTGGATGCTAACACTGAGTTTATCGAGCTCTTGCTCCTGTATCAGGCTATTTCGAGTTCTCTCAACCTGAGCATATCTAGTGCATTTTGGGCTGAGGGCAATTATAATGAAATCGATGGACTATTTTACGTTATCAAGCTATTTGGTTTTCTCTGAACCTCCAGCACCAACAACTTGCAATGATGGAGAGATTTTAATGATTATACTACCTGAACCAAAACTCGAGCTATTGAAACGTGTGTATATGAACTCTGAACCTTCATTCAATCTCCTGTACATCCTCCAGTTTATGATGAATGAAAAATTGCTGTAAGAGAAGACAAGAATGAGCAAGGTATAATGGTCtttttttatttgcatttttgtaTACAGCTTTAGTTGTAGCACTACCATGAAAATTAATGACGTTCCTTCAAATTCAGCTTTAGTTGTAGCACTACCGTTTTTTATGGTTTGAATATTTTTATGGCTGGACTCTTTTATAAAGCCTGTGTACAGTCCTCTTTCCTTCAAATTCCTATGCTTTTTTTTGTACTTCAAGCAAGTTTAGTAATTACTAATAGTGATCTGAATGAGGTGAGGTTGAGTTTTTCAAAAACAGCCGCCGCAATGAACCCATTTCTGCATGATCTGAATTGAAAGAAGCCGGGCTATCAGATTCATTGGCCACTCTGTTCCTGCCAATCCGCTCCCTGAGTTGATGGTCATGTAAATTCCTAGATAACACAGATCCATATATAACAAGTTAATACCATGTCTGAATGGCCCTTGCTGATCAATTTGTTTTCATATGTACATGTGAAATTTCACACTTCTTGGGGAAACGATTCAAAGCTCTCCTTTACTATTCTTGTAGCGAGATCTATTTTCCTCTGTGTGCATAGTTTGTGGTATTCATATAGTCAAGTGGTTTCAACAACCGAATGCATCTATGCTTGACACGATTAAGCTGAACAAAAGCAGCATTACCTTTCATATTTCCTTTCTAGGTATCTCAAAAGGAAGaatgtgtttatgtgcccaatatcCTTTTAGCTTACTATCCAAATCGTTCTCTGCTGTGATGAGGATAGAGTTTCGTATGCACATGCATTTGCATGTCATTGGACTGGAGGATTTGCTTGTTCTGTTTATTGAATTTAAACTGGACTTACTTCACCTACTCTTTCATATATCATTCGGATACAGTTTTGCTTAATTTATCTTTAATCTGAAATTGTACTGTAAACTGTACTTTGTTGACCTACTCTTTCATACATCATTCGGATACAGTTTTGCTTAATTTATCTTTCATCTGGCATCTGAGAGTATCATCTCTGTGAGATCATGTTCTTCTCATTTCTTTCCCCTGTTTTTTAATCTTTCAAGGGTCACAAATTATGGTGGCTCAGTCCTTGCCCTTGGCCCCATCCTTTCCATCAAAAATAATAAGCTGCGCATCAAGGGCGCCGGCTCGCGAGTGCCACGTTCGCAAGTTTTACTGTGTCGAGGAGGACAGAAACAAAACGCCCGCACCCCTCGCACCTCTCTCTCCCAGCCATTCTTTCATTCTCCCCTCCCAGTTAGggttcccgccgccgccgctcgtgcTTCACCTCCCGTCCCAAGCTCCACCTATCATCCAGCGTCATCTCCCCCGATCTACTCGATTTCAATCTCAGGAGCGCACGGGAGGCGAGGTGCCCGTTGCCGGGACAGGGGCCATGTGGAGGCTCAGCCCTTGGATCCCTCCGTTTCGCGGGCCAGGGCGCCcatccgcgccgcgccgccgccggcataGAGGCCCGGGCTCGGGCAGCCGCCACGGTGCCGGGTGCGCCAACGAGGTCTTTAGGGACCGCGTGGTGGGCGTGACCTCTCCCGGCTCCCCGCCCTCGCCTGCGACGACGAGTAGCAGGTCTGGCTGCTCCTGCAGTCCCAGCTCATGGTCGTGCTGGACAAGCCCCACCACGTGCCTTGGATTCGGTCGTGGCGTGGGCTGGGAACCGTGCGGTGTTGTCTGATGCGTTGTACGCGGTACGCACCGGGAGGTTTGGTTGGTCGAAGCCAGTATGAGTAGCTCTTGAggctgatggatggatggatgtgtgcacgCCTGTATGTGTGTATGGATGTCAGGGTCATGTTGCTTGGTGGGCAAAGGCGGGGGGTAGAACCTCCTTTTGCTTGGCGGGCAAAGGCTGATGGATGGGTGGATGTGTGCACGCCTGAcgcctgtatgtatgtatgtatgaatatcaGGCTCATGTTGCTTGGTGGGCAAAGGCCGGGGGTAGAACCTCCTTTTCGGTAAAAAAAAAAAGGGGGACGATGATGATGACTCTGGCTGAAATAAGCATGTCTTGAGCAATCAAGACTGTTGTGGCCTGTGGGTACTAAATTAGAGCTCACCCTTACCTCTCTTGCAGCCTGTTCAATTCATCGGTAATGTTCGATGTTCTGCTCCTCGGATGGTCACTCTGATGAGCGATAACCAGGGCAGTTCGTTTACATTGCGATGGATATATTATGCAGCATGAGATGTGAGTGTTGGGCTTGAAGATCGAAGACAAAACTGAGCCCTCTTTTGCTATGCTACAAATACACAAATTTTCCTTATTTACTGTACAGTGTTCTTCTTTCTGTTCTATTTCTCTATTGTGTTGATGTGAGTGAAGATCCACCTGGACTTGGGATTTATGTCTTCTTTTGGTGATGAACTCAACCACCCTAAGCCTACTTGGATTGATTTATAATTGGGTTTGTTTTGCCTTTCTAGTTGTATATACTATATGTATTACACGATTGTCCTTTTTCTCCACTGCCTGTAGCTATTGGCAGTTTTATTCATGTGGTTAACAAGATACCGTCGTCCTGTTTGTCTTGTTAGTAAGCATGTTAGCTTTTGCCAGATGCTTCTTCAAAGACCAACTTCGATCCTCCACGGGATTGCAAAGAGTTGTCATTAAAACAGATTGCCAAATTGTGCTATCTATTTTGGTCAGAGCAGGCCCTTTGTTATGATCCTCTTTGCTATTTAGTTCACTGGTCATCAATCTCTTTTAAGCTGCTGCTGTTAATATTAACTGCCACATTGGTTATTAGAATCACATGATGCATTAGTGCAGTACAGATCCCTCACATGTTGCTTAAAATGAGAGTGTCAAGTAAATTTATCAGCTGGAAAGTTTTTTGGGTTAAAAATGTCTTTATATTTTGTCTAATCATGAATGAAAGTCCTCTTGGAGCTTTTGCTTGGGCCATTTGGGATCTGTATGTTGGCCATTGTCCCCCCTTCACATTATATGTTTTAAAATTTATTTAGTGGTCTTGCTTTGGTTTTTGTAGGCGACCTCAATCGCCACCATGAGAGGAGCAGGGGTGGAGGCTGCTCTTGGGTACG
This DNA window, taken from Triticum aestivum cultivar Chinese Spring chromosome 1D, IWGSC CS RefSeq v2.1, whole genome shotgun sequence, encodes the following:
- the LOC123180241 gene encoding protein Rf1, mitochondrial, whose translation is MSCLHLLRRRTSSFTPTSPPSRSWSPHAAFAAATERVRAGTLTPQDAHHLFDQLLRQSTPVPGQALNGFLAGLARARDTDACRDGPSLALTLFNRVCREEAGRRVAPPTIYTYGILMNCCCHVRRPDLGLAYFGRLLRTGLNTNEVVASTLLKCLCCAKRADEAVNVLLHRTSVLGCVPNSFSYNIVLKSLCDDSRSQQALGLLQVMAKGDDCSPGVLSYRTLIHGFFKEGEVGKACNLFHEMMRQGVVPDVVTYSSIIDALCKAGAMDKAELFLRQMVDNSVRPDTVTYTSMIHGYSTLGRWKEATKMFREMTSRGLIPNIVTWNSFMASLCKHGKSKEAAEIFFSMAARGHKPDIISYTILLHGYANEGSFADMMNLFNSMVGDGIVANCQVFNILIDAYAKQGMMDEAMIILNKMRGQGLSPDVFTYSTLVSALCKMGRLADAMGKFSQMIGRGVQPNTVVYHSLVQGLCTHGVLVKAKELVNEMMNKGMLRPNIAFFNSIMDNLCNEGRVVDAHHIFDLVTDIGEKPDVITFTTLIDGYCLVGEMEKACGVLDAMVSAGIEPDVITYNTLVSGYCKSGRIDDGLNLFREMSHMEVKPTTVTYNIILDGLFHAGRTVAAKKMLHEMIGSGTPVSMHTYDIFIRGLCRNDCTNEAIALFQKLGALNVKFDIAILNSMINAMYKVQRREEANKLFAAISTTGLVPNASTYGIMIRNLLKEGSVEEAEDMFSSMEKSDCALSSRLINDIIRMLLEKGEIVKAGEYMSKVDGKSISLEASTSSLLLSLFSGKGKYREQIQLLPAKYQFFDGTI